The following coding sequences are from one Patescibacteria group bacterium window:
- a CDS encoding HEAT repeat domain-containing protein yields SLGELAKISPEKFIPLYEKGIRDSDWEVTRATAESLGELAKISPEKFIPLYEKGIRDSDVDVRCATAESLGELAKIFDYNQEKRIRTVFLEKNKLSETDLNFFYQVIITLLKHNEELSKCIKDYLPRYLYLKKLANEVNEHIDETKRWQNPEEFFINHNLDIVNLFLIDPNLSTQLFKNHLIRGLSFTEAYLEVIHPILDNPSFIEPIKAYLQTNKNLDGYNFSDLLEIAAAYHTLKAPELFAQVFQSPSSNFEELKLTLNKNLLKKVAEDLNIKTEIKDQDLTQWKLKYIANLVTNQTLIKEKCDEEILEFTNAVLKSVFENRFQEFISALNQKDEIGREIAKHNQKVEQEFKKYNINWDNWLNFKEQLIMTVGTAKKQNQEALFNQFENRLQYWIDSITEPSLKRSLEKDLIQLKQKKKEFDPSKINLNDPHWLEQLLPTYTKSLNYLKNKNPNFELPNQTQEAFGHLLETIKSLTEQQQKEQTLKKEFIVKIWDRNPKKDLFQGNFTGCCIAVGVKEPPPGELPTFHPETIFQYLIDKGINVAEIVDPGTNDPVAQTWLFVTLDQNKKPVLIADNFEVNKKYPTGHNVNYAIGEAMFQFLSKYAQACNIEKVGLGQVGTNDIDDDHLPSFSLPPIKKLGGYFYDREYYLETLKDTSVLAIKREVSS; encoded by the coding sequence AATCTTTAGGTGAACTAGCTAAAATCTCTCCAGAAAAATTCATTCCTTTATATGAAAAAGGAATCCGTGATTCTGATTGGGAGGTAACACGCGCTACTGCCGAATCTTTAGGTGAACTAGCTAAAATCTCTCCAGAAAAATTCATTCCTTTATATGAAAAAGGAATCCGTGATTCTGATGTGGATGTAAGATGCGCTACTGCCGAATCTTTAGGTGAACTAGCTAAAATATTTGATTACAATCAAGAAAAAAGAATAAGAACTGTTTTTTTGGAGAAAAACAAGCTGTCAGAAACAGATTTAAACTTTTTTTATCAAGTAATCATCACCCTTCTTAAACATAATGAAGAGTTATCTAAATGTATCAAAGATTATCTTCCTCGTTATCTTTATCTGAAAAAATTAGCCAACGAAGTGAATGAACATATTGATGAAACTAAACGATGGCAAAATCCGGAAGAATTCTTTATCAACCACAATCTTGATATCGTTAATCTCTTCTTAATTGATCCCAATCTTTCCACTCAACTCTTTAAAAATCATTTAATCAGAGGCTTATCTTTTACCGAAGCTTATCTTGAAGTAATTCATCCTATCTTAGATAATCCTTCTTTTATCGAACCAATCAAAGCCTATCTTCAAACCAATAAAAACCTCGATGGCTACAATTTCTCTGATCTTTTAGAAATCGCTGCTGCTTACCATACCTTAAAAGCTCCAGAGTTATTCGCTCAAGTCTTTCAATCTCCTTCCTCTAATTTTGAAGAATTAAAACTCACTCTCAATAAGAATTTATTAAAGAAAGTAGCTGAAGATTTAAACATTAAAACCGAAATCAAAGACCAAGATCTTACTCAATGGAAACTCAAATATATTGCTAATCTCGTTACTAATCAAACTTTAATTAAAGAAAAATGTGATGAAGAAATCCTAGAATTTACCAATGCTGTCTTAAAATCAGTCTTTGAAAACAGATTTCAAGAATTTATCTCTGCTTTAAACCAAAAAGACGAAATTGGCAGAGAAATTGCCAAACACAACCAAAAAGTAGAACAAGAATTTAAAAAATACAACATTAACTGGGACAATTGGCTCAACTTCAAAGAACAATTAATTATGACTGTTGGCACAGCCAAAAAACAAAATCAAGAAGCCTTATTTAACCAATTCGAAAATCGTCTCCAATACTGGATTGATTCTATTACCGAACCCTCATTAAAACGCAGCTTAGAAAAAGACCTTATTCAGCTCAAACAAAAGAAAAAAGAATTTGATCCTTCAAAAATCAATCTTAATGACCCTCACTGGCTTGAACAACTTCTTCCAACCTATACCAAAAGCCTAAATTACCTTAAAAACAAAAATCCCAATTTTGAACTTCCTAATCAAACCCAGGAAGCTTTTGGTCATCTTTTAGAAACCATTAAATCCTTAACCGAACAACAACAAAAAGAACAAACATTGAAAAAAGAATTTATCGTTAAAATTTGGGATAGAAACCCTAAAAAAGATCTGTTCCAAGGCAATTTTACTGGTTGTTGTATTGCTGTTGGTGTTAAAGAACCGCCCCCTGGTGAATTACCAACCTTCCATCCCGAGACCATCTTTCAATATCTCATTGATAAAGGTATCAATGTTGCTGAAATAGTTGATCCTGGTACCAATGATCCTGTTGCTCAAACCTGGCTATTTGTCACCTTAGATCAAAACAAAAAACCCGTCTTAATTGCTGATAATTTTGAAGTAAACAAGAAATATCCTACTGGTCATAATGTTAATTATGCCATCGGAGAAGCAATGTTTCAGTTTTTAAGCAAATATGCCCAAGCCTGTAACATTGAAAAAGTAGGCTTAGGCCAAGTTGGAACTAATGATATTGACGATGATCATCTTCCTTCCTTTTCTCTGCCACCAATTAAAAAACTAGGAGGATATTTTTATGATAGAGAATATTATCTTGAAACATTAAAAGACACCTCAGTTTTGGCCATCAAACGAGAAGTCAGCAGTTAA
- a CDS encoding GNAT family N-acetyltransferase, with protein sequence MPEKIPRQPIRTPEQEKEREEKRKIFLREIERKYNVHAVKNLSEEELKQILKIEQESFPEEMQSDLEDLKETLLNKKGIQIIARDEKGKIVSCLSSKPLSDAYRELKDYDPELTSKKNVLYVESIATFPEVRNIRLFFDLLNTLKNEAKKKGFKKIVCHARIENGLSEFLQKRGAKKLRTLEDWHDFGEPFDYLEIEI encoded by the coding sequence ATGCCTGAAAAAATACCTCGACAACCAATAAGAACACCTGAACAAGAAAAAGAGAGAGAAGAAAAAAGAAAGATTTTTTTAAGAGAAATCGAGAGAAAATACAATGTTCATGCAGTTAAGAATTTAAGTGAAGAAGAGCTAAAACAAATTCTGAAAATTGAGCAAGAGAGTTTTCCTGAAGAAATGCAGTCGGATTTGGAAGATCTTAAAGAAACTTTATTAAATAAAAAAGGAATTCAAATTATCGCTAGAGATGAAAAAGGAAAAATTGTTTCCTGTCTTTCTTCCAAACCACTCTCCGATGCCTACCGGGAGTTAAAAGATTATGATCCCGAACTTACTTCCAAAAAAAATGTTTTGTATGTGGAATCTATAGCGACATTTCCAGAAGTAAGAAATATCAGATTGTTTTTCGATCTTCTTAATACTTTAAAAAACGAAGCGAAAAAGAAAGGATTTAAAAAGATTGTTTGTCATGCACGAATTGAGAATGGTTTATCCGAATTTTTACAAAAAAGAGGTGCTAAAAAACTAAGAACTTTAGAGGATTGGCACGATTTTGGAGAACCATTTGATTATTTAGAGATAGAGATTTGA
- a CDS encoding LemA family protein, with amino-acid sequence MSLITIIGIVIFILIVLVIGIYNSLVRLRNRVKEAWSDIEVQLKRRYDLIPNIIETVKGYAAHEKQVFENVTTARAQAISAQGLQKKAESEEMLSNTLKTLFAVAENYPELKANANFLDLQRELADTENKIQAARRFYNNCVLALNTKIEVFPSNIIAKIFNFKKEEFFALENVSEKEPVKVQF; translated from the coding sequence ATGAGTTTGATTACTATTATAGGGATTGTTATTTTTATTCTTATCGTTTTGGTTATTGGCATTTACAATAGTCTTGTTCGATTACGCAATCGGGTGAAAGAGGCGTGGTCAGATATTGAAGTTCAGTTGAAACGCCGTTACGATTTAATTCCCAATATCATTGAGACGGTGAAAGGTTATGCTGCGCATGAAAAACAAGTTTTTGAAAATGTGACAACGGCGCGCGCTCAAGCGATTAGTGCGCAGGGCTTGCAAAAGAAAGCCGAAAGTGAGGAAATGTTAAGCAATACCCTGAAAACTTTATTTGCGGTGGCTGAAAACTACCCGGAATTAAAAGCAAATGCGAACTTTTTAGATTTACAAAGAGAATTGGCTGATACGGAGAATAAAATTCAAGCCGCGCGCAGATTCTATAATAATTGCGTTTTGGCTTTAAATACCAAAATCGAAGTTTTTCCTTCTAATATTATTGCCAAAATTTTCAACTTTAAAAAAGAAGAATTTTTTGCTTTAGAAAATGTGAGCGAGAAAGAACCGGTGAAAGTGCAATTTTAG
- a CDS encoding M48 family metallopeptidase, with protein MVQTLYSFKESNVKKTWLLMGLFLVFIVAIGWFISYYFKTPVIFYYALIFALVLNFISYWVSDKIVLIFTHAKPLEFKDNPELYRIVENLCITAGLPMPKIYILPEKAPNAFATGRNANNAVIAITEGLLKKLDRSELEGVIAHELSHIGNRDILLQTVVVVLVGLVVILSDIFLRASFWGGFGEKRSSRREGDQLIGLLTIAGVIFIILSPLIARLIQFAISRKREFLADASAALLTRYPEGLASALEKIANDSTPMRHYSNATAHLYIANPAIKKNQSVSWLVKLFSTHPPIEERIKLLREMSV; from the coding sequence ATGGTTCAGACGCTGTATTCGTTTAAAGAGTCCAACGTTAAAAAAACCTGGCTGTTAATGGGTTTGTTTCTGGTTTTTATTGTTGCTATTGGTTGGTTTATCAGTTATTATTTCAAAACGCCAGTAATTTTTTATTACGCGCTGATTTTTGCTTTGGTTTTAAATTTTATAAGTTATTGGGTCTCGGATAAGATCGTGTTAATATTTACTCATGCTAAACCTCTTGAATTTAAAGACAATCCCGAACTGTATCGGATAGTAGAAAATTTATGCATTACAGCTGGTTTGCCAATGCCCAAAATTTATATTTTACCAGAAAAAGCTCCAAACGCTTTTGCGACTGGTCGAAATGCTAACAATGCGGTGATTGCTATTACCGAAGGTTTATTAAAAAAATTGGATCGAAGCGAATTAGAAGGCGTCATTGCTCATGAATTATCTCATATCGGCAATCGCGATATTCTTCTTCAAACGGTGGTGGTAGTGTTGGTGGGATTGGTTGTTATTCTTTCAGATATTTTTTTGCGGGCTAGTTTTTGGGGAGGCTTTGGAGAGAAACGCTCTTCTCGAAGAGAAGGGGACCAGTTGATTGGTTTATTGACAATAGCGGGTGTAATTTTTATTATTTTATCACCGCTTATTGCTCGATTGATTCAATTTGCCATTTCCCGGAAGAGAGAATTTTTGGCGGATGCATCGGCTGCTTTGTTGACGCGCTATCCTGAAGGATTAGCTTCGGCTTTAGAGAAGATAGCAAACGATTCAACACCGATGCGACATTATTCTAATGCCACCGCTCATTTATATATTGCCAATCCCGCCATTAAAAAAAATCAATCTGTTTCGTGGTTGGTTAAACTTTTCTCCACTCATCCGCCAATAGAGGAGAGAATTAAATTATTAAGAGAGATGTCAGTTTAA
- a CDS encoding rubrerythrin, which produces MLSQIPINLEKIKKEDVDKEILRVGMIAELDAINLYEQLAAITENEDIKKVLLDIAKEEKTHVGEFQTLLFEQDLEQKEELEKGKEEVEELIE; this is translated from the coding sequence ATGCTCTCTCAAATTCCTATCAATTTAGAGAAAATTAAAAAAGAGGATGTAGATAAAGAAATTTTAAGAGTAGGAATGATAGCTGAATTAGATGCCATCAATCTTTACGAGCAATTAGCAGCAATCACAGAAAATGAGGATATTAAGAAAGTTCTTTTAGATATAGCCAAAGAAGAAAAAACCCATGTAGGAGAATTTCAGACTTTATTATTTGAGCAGGATTTAGAACAAAAAGAGGAATTAGAAAAAGGCAAAGAAGAAGTTGAAGAATTAATAGAGTAA
- a CDS encoding pyrimidine dimer DNA glycosylase/endonuclease V — MRLWSLHPKYLDTKGLLATWREGLLAKKVLQGKTKGYQNHPQLIRFKNQKNPLTAINAYLYQIFLEAKKREYNFNKKKIEPIILKEKISVNSSQVSYEFLHLLKKIKIRDKQTYNKIKDLRKIEINPVFKLKRGEREDWEKIKEK; from the coding sequence ATGCGTTTATGGTCTTTACATCCAAAATACTTAGATACCAAAGGTCTTTTAGCCACTTGGAGAGAAGGCTTATTAGCTAAAAAGGTGCTTCAAGGAAAAACAAAAGGTTATCAAAACCATCCTCAATTAATAAGATTCAAGAACCAGAAAAATCCCTTAACTGCTATTAATGCCTATCTCTATCAAATTTTTTTGGAAGCAAAGAAAAGAGAGTATAACTTTAATAAAAAGAAAATAGAGCCAATAATATTAAAAGAAAAAATCTCTGTTAATTCAAGTCAAGTGAGTTATGAGTTTTTGCATCTTCTAAAAAAAATAAAAATCAGAGATAAACAAACCTATAATAAGATAAAAGATCTTAGAAAAATAGAGATTAATCCTGTTTTCAAGTTGAAGAGAGGGGAAAGGGAAGATTGGGAAAAAATTAAAGAGAAATAG
- a CDS encoding site-specific DNA-methyltransferase yields MTKEQKFYKALQDVFIGAKVEGKGGFVNLMRIKSNYYRKIEELLKQDIENALQQYPAFRDELFEKLYSFFSRYFTESGSIYFNSTPFHNNIYEKVYTDEKDVILFWKTQMLYYVKTDRIFRSMPVEFDGLKFYFDASKIENKKANEKRTLVFELDTVKEDGTIVFGVQYSEKGTKTKEDEILKAIKKKGITITQEQLERAFRIFEKQSEVDFFINKNAKAFLQEQFKLWSYQYFWDGAKEWSAERVNQLQILKDIAFKIIDFISQFEDELVKIWNKPKFVKNSNYVITLDRIKNTNLIEKILEHENIKEQIKEWQDLGIVDDKFTPSDVFETDLTGKHLAKKYEHLPIDTKYFKDLELEILALFDDLDKSLDGWLIKSENYQALNTILPKFKEKVQMIYIDPPFNLDSSDQFLYRTNYKDANWATLLENRLRIAKDWLNEKGSIFVRCDYNGNWIVRCLMDEIFGKENFRNEIDIKRNQALPKTGDVNLIEETENLFVYGFGNFIFKNQLVDREDSYWGDLGTRPSDKKVNPSRFVDGIEFKPPEYRRWSYSQENLDEMYKNKRLKIENGKLKILIDKKRIGTNWTDIPGYSTTPIWGFSTENSDKLLARVIDMSTNKGDLLMDFFLGSGTTTAVAHKLGRKWIGVEMGEHFYTVVLPRMKKVLAYDKSGISKEVKDYQGGGFFKYYELEQYEEALANCKYEDGGLFNAPGRSPYQEYVFGRDFKLLETKDGKEVLKIDYENNKVKVDLDKLYSNIDIAETLSNLTGKWIKKISDAEVEFEDGTKVDTKNLDYKLIKPLIWWEYNKP; encoded by the coding sequence ATGACAAAAGAGCAAAAATTTTATAAAGCCCTGCAAGATGTATTTATCGGAGCTAAGGTTGAAGGTAAAGGCGGTTTTGTTAATTTGATGAGGATAAAATCAAATTACTACCGCAAAATTGAGGAATTACTAAAACAAGATATTGAAAACGCTCTTCAGCAATACCCAGCTTTTAGAGACGAACTTTTTGAGAAGCTCTATTCATTTTTTAGCCGTTATTTTACGGAAAGCGGCTCAATCTATTTCAATTCAACGCCTTTTCATAACAACATCTACGAAAAAGTTTATACCGATGAAAAGGATGTCATTCTCTTCTGGAAAACGCAGATGCTCTACTATGTTAAAACTGACAGGATTTTCAGGAGTATGCCTGTTGAGTTTGATGGATTAAAATTTTACTTTGACGCTTCAAAGATAGAAAACAAAAAAGCCAACGAAAAACGCACACTGGTATTTGAATTAGATACTGTCAAAGAAGATGGAACCATTGTTTTTGGTGTTCAATACTCCGAAAAAGGTACGAAAACAAAAGAGGATGAGATATTAAAAGCAATAAAGAAAAAAGGTATTACTATCACTCAAGAGCAACTAGAGCGTGCTTTCAGGATTTTTGAAAAACAAAGCGAGGTTGATTTCTTCATTAACAAAAATGCCAAAGCATTTTTACAGGAGCAGTTTAAACTCTGGAGTTATCAATACTTCTGGGATGGGGCAAAAGAGTGGAGTGCGGAGAGAGTCAATCAGTTGCAAATCTTAAAAGATATTGCTTTCAAGATTATTGATTTTATTTCCCAATTTGAAGACGAGTTGGTAAAAATCTGGAACAAGCCGAAGTTTGTTAAAAACTCAAACTATGTGATTACGCTGGATAGAATAAAAAATACTAATCTAATTGAAAAAATTTTGGAGCATGAAAATATCAAGGAACAAATCAAGGAATGGCAGGATTTAGGCATTGTGGATGATAAGTTTACACCAAGCGATGTTTTTGAAACTGATTTAACAGGCAAGCATTTAGCTAAGAAATACGAGCACCTTCCCATTGATACCAAGTATTTCAAGGATTTAGAGCTTGAGATTTTGGCTTTGTTTGATGATTTGGACAAATCTTTAGATGGCTGGCTGATAAAGAGCGAAAACTATCAGGCATTAAATACAATCCTGCCGAAATTCAAAGAAAAAGTGCAGATGATTTATATTGACCCGCCGTTTAATTTAGATTCTTCTGACCAATTTCTATACCGCACCAACTACAAAGATGCCAACTGGGCAACACTGCTTGAAAACCGTTTGCGAATTGCCAAAGATTGGCTGAATGAAAAAGGAAGCATTTTTGTAAGATGTGATTACAATGGAAACTGGATTGTGAGATGTTTGATGGATGAGATTTTTGGGAAGGAAAATTTTAGGAATGAGATTGATATTAAGAGAAATCAAGCATTACCAAAAACTGGAGATGTAAATCTGATTGAAGAAACAGAAAATTTATTTGTTTATGGTTTTGGTAATTTTATTTTTAAGAATCAATTGGTGGATAGAGAAGATTCTTATTGGGGAGATTTAGGAACTAGACCATCGGATAAAAAAGTAAATCCTTCGAGATTTGTTGATGGAATTGAATTTAAACCTCCTGAATATAGAAGGTGGTCATATTCACAAGAGAATTTAGATGAAATGTATAAAAACAAGAGATTGAAAATTGAAAACGGGAAATTGAAAATTTTAATTGATAAAAAAAGAATTGGGACTAATTGGACTGATATACCGGGATATTCTACTACTCCTATTTGGGGTTTTTCTACCGAAAACTCTGATAAATTATTAGCAAGAGTTATTGATATGTCTACTAATAAAGGCGATTTACTTATGGACTTTTTTCTTGGCTCAGGCACGACTACAGCCGTAGCACACAAACTTGGCAGAAAATGGATTGGCGTTGAGATGGGAGAACATTTTTATACGGTAGTTTTACCAAGAATGAAAAAAGTTCTGGCTTATGATAAATCCGGCATCTCAAAAGAGGTAAAGGATTATCAAGGTGGCGGCTTCTTCAAGTATTACGAGCTTGAGCAGTACGAAGAAGCGCTGGCAAATTGTAAATACGAAGATGGAGGTTTGTTTAACGCACCGGGCAGAAGTCCGTATCAGGAATATGTCTTTGGTAGAGATTTCAAGTTATTAGAGACAAAGGATGGTAAAGAGGTCTTAAAAATTGATTATGAGAATAATAAGGTGAAAGTGGATTTAGACAAACTCTATTCGAATATAGACATTGCAGAAACCTTGTCCAACCTTACCGGCAAATGGATTAAAAAGATTTCCGATGCCGAAGTGGAATTTGAAGACGGAACAAAGGTCGATACAAAAAATTTAGATTATAAACTAATTAAGCCGTTAATTTGGTGGGAATATAATAAACCCTGA